In a genomic window of Lolium rigidum isolate FL_2022 unplaced genomic scaffold, APGP_CSIRO_Lrig_0.1 contig_43818_1, whole genome shotgun sequence:
- the LOC124681466 gene encoding transcription initiation factor IIF subunit alpha-like isoform X1 produces the protein MGSVDLVLKPACEGCGSPSDLYGTGCKHTTLCSSCGKKMALSRARCLVCSAPITNLIREYNVRANATTDKSFSIGRFVTGLPPFSKKKNAENKWSLHKEGLQGRQLTDKMLEKYNRKPWILEDETGQYQFQGHMEGSQSATATYYLLMLHGKEFHAFPAGNWYNFSKVAQYKQLTLEEAEEKMNKRKTSATGYERWMMKAATNGPAAFGSDMKKLEPTNDGEKEGARPKKGKDNEDGNNSDKGEENEEEEAARKDRLGLSKRGMDDDEEGGKDLDFDLDDDIEKGDDWEHEETFTDDDEAVDIDPEERADLAPEIPAPPEIKQDDDDNEEEEGGLSKSGKELKKLLGRASGQNESDADEDDEDDDQDDESSPVLAPKQKDQPKDEPVDNSPAKPTPSSGHARSTPPASKSKQKRKSGGDDAKTSGGTASKKVKVESDTKPSGIKEEAPSSSKPTSKATASSKTASANVSPVTEDEIRTVLLAVAPVTTQDLVSRFKSRLRGPEDKNAFAEILKKISKIQKTNGHNYVVLREDKK, from the exons ATGGGGAGCGTAGACCTGGTGCTGAAGCCCGCGTGCGAGGGCTGCGGCTCCCCATCGGACCTCTACGGCACCGGGTGCAAGCACACCACGCTCTGCAGCTCATGCGGCAAGAAAATGGCGCTCTCCCGCGCTCGATGCCTCGTCTGCTCCGCTCCCATCACCAACCTAATCCGG GAATACAATGTACGGGCAAATGCTACCACAGATAAGTCATTCTCTATTGGAAGATTTGTCACTGGTTTACCACCTTTCTCAAAGAAAAAGAATGCTGAGAACAaatggtctcttcataaagaAGGCCTACAAGGGCGACAGCTTACTGATAAAATGCTG GAGAAATACAACAGGAAGCCATGGATTTTGGAAGATGAAACTGGTCAGTATCAGTTTCAAGGTCATATGGAGGGATCACAGTCAGCAACAGCTACGTACTATTTATTGATGTTGCATGGCAAGGAATTCCATGCATTTCCTGCTGGCAACTG GTATAACTTCAGTAAAGTTGCACAGTACAAACAACTGACTCTGGAAGAGGCTGAGGAGAAGATGAATAAGAGAAAGACTAGTGCAACTGGTTATGAACGTTGGATGATGAAGGCAGCTACGAATGGCCCAGCTGCCTTCGGTTCTGATATGAAAAAGCTTGAGCCTACTAATGATGGAGAAAAAGAAGGTGCTCGTCCTAAGAAGGGAAAAGACAATGAGGACGGTAATAATTCTGATAAAGGTGAGgagaatgaagaagaggaagctgCTCGCAAAGATAGGCTTGGGCTCTCTAAGAGGGGcatggatgacgacgaggaaggtggAAAAGATTTAGATTTTGATTTGGATGATGACATTGAGAAAG GGGATGACTGGGAGCATGAAGAAACATTCACTGATGATGATGAGGCTGTGGATATCGACCCAGAGGAGCGGGCAGATTTAGCTCCTGAGATTCCTGCTCCACCTGAAATTAAGCAG GATGATgatgacaatgaagaagaagaaggtggttTGAGCAAGTCAGGAAAGGAATTAAAGAAGTTGCTTGGGCGTGCTTCTGGACAAAATGAGTCAGACGCCGATGAggatgatgaagacgatgat CAGGACGATGAGTCATCCCCAGTGCTTGCTCCTAAGCAGAAGGATCAACCGAAAGATGAACCTGTTGACAACAGCCCAGCTAAACCCACACCTTCATCAGGACATGCCCGTAGCACGCCTCCTGCATCAAAATCCAAACAAAAGAGGAAATCGGGTGGTGATGATGCAAAAACATCTGGCGGTACAGCTTCAAAGAAAGTAAAGGTGGAATCT GACACCAAACCATCAGGCATCAAGGAGGAGGCACCATCTTCCTCGAAACCTACATCAAAGGCCACGGCTTCCTCAAAAACTGCCAGTGCCAATGTATCTCCTGTGACAGAGGATGAGATCAGGACTGTTCTTCTTGCAGTGGCCCCAGTCACTACACAAGATTTAGTATCCAGATTTAAGTCTAGACTACGAGGTCCAGAG
- the LOC124681466 gene encoding transcription initiation factor IIF subunit alpha-like isoform X2 — translation MGSVDLVLKPACEGCGSPSDLYGTGCKHTTLCSSCGKKMALSRARCLVCSAPITNLIREYNVRANATTDKSFSIGRFVTGLPPFSKKKNAENKWSLHKEGLQGRQLTDKMLEKYNRKPWILEDETGQYQFQGHMEGSQSATATYYLLMLHGKEFHAFPAGNWYNFSKVAQYKQLTLEEAEEKMNKRKTSATGYERWMMKAATNGPAAFGSDMKKLEPTNDGEKEGARPKKGKDNEDGNNSDKGEENEEEEAARKDRLGLSKRGMDDDEEGGKDLDFDLDDDIEKGDDWEHEETFTDDDEAVDIDPEERADLAPEIPAPPEIKQDDDDNEEEEGGLSKSGKELKKLLGRASGQNESDADEDDEDDDDDESSPVLAPKQKDQPKDEPVDNSPAKPTPSSGHARSTPPASKSKQKRKSGGDDAKTSGGTASKKVKVESDTKPSGIKEEAPSSSKPTSKATASSKTASANVSPVTEDEIRTVLLAVAPVTTQDLVSRFKSRLRGPEDKNAFAEILKKISKIQKTNGHNYVVLREDKK, via the exons ATGGGGAGCGTAGACCTGGTGCTGAAGCCCGCGTGCGAGGGCTGCGGCTCCCCATCGGACCTCTACGGCACCGGGTGCAAGCACACCACGCTCTGCAGCTCATGCGGCAAGAAAATGGCGCTCTCCCGCGCTCGATGCCTCGTCTGCTCCGCTCCCATCACCAACCTAATCCGG GAATACAATGTACGGGCAAATGCTACCACAGATAAGTCATTCTCTATTGGAAGATTTGTCACTGGTTTACCACCTTTCTCAAAGAAAAAGAATGCTGAGAACAaatggtctcttcataaagaAGGCCTACAAGGGCGACAGCTTACTGATAAAATGCTG GAGAAATACAACAGGAAGCCATGGATTTTGGAAGATGAAACTGGTCAGTATCAGTTTCAAGGTCATATGGAGGGATCACAGTCAGCAACAGCTACGTACTATTTATTGATGTTGCATGGCAAGGAATTCCATGCATTTCCTGCTGGCAACTG GTATAACTTCAGTAAAGTTGCACAGTACAAACAACTGACTCTGGAAGAGGCTGAGGAGAAGATGAATAAGAGAAAGACTAGTGCAACTGGTTATGAACGTTGGATGATGAAGGCAGCTACGAATGGCCCAGCTGCCTTCGGTTCTGATATGAAAAAGCTTGAGCCTACTAATGATGGAGAAAAAGAAGGTGCTCGTCCTAAGAAGGGAAAAGACAATGAGGACGGTAATAATTCTGATAAAGGTGAGgagaatgaagaagaggaagctgCTCGCAAAGATAGGCTTGGGCTCTCTAAGAGGGGcatggatgacgacgaggaaggtggAAAAGATTTAGATTTTGATTTGGATGATGACATTGAGAAAG GGGATGACTGGGAGCATGAAGAAACATTCACTGATGATGATGAGGCTGTGGATATCGACCCAGAGGAGCGGGCAGATTTAGCTCCTGAGATTCCTGCTCCACCTGAAATTAAGCAG GATGATgatgacaatgaagaagaagaaggtggttTGAGCAAGTCAGGAAAGGAATTAAAGAAGTTGCTTGGGCGTGCTTCTGGACAAAATGAGTCAGACGCCGATGAggatgatgaagacgatgat GACGATGAGTCATCCCCAGTGCTTGCTCCTAAGCAGAAGGATCAACCGAAAGATGAACCTGTTGACAACAGCCCAGCTAAACCCACACCTTCATCAGGACATGCCCGTAGCACGCCTCCTGCATCAAAATCCAAACAAAAGAGGAAATCGGGTGGTGATGATGCAAAAACATCTGGCGGTACAGCTTCAAAGAAAGTAAAGGTGGAATCT GACACCAAACCATCAGGCATCAAGGAGGAGGCACCATCTTCCTCGAAACCTACATCAAAGGCCACGGCTTCCTCAAAAACTGCCAGTGCCAATGTATCTCCTGTGACAGAGGATGAGATCAGGACTGTTCTTCTTGCAGTGGCCCCAGTCACTACACAAGATTTAGTATCCAGATTTAAGTCTAGACTACGAGGTCCAGAG